One Corvus cornix cornix isolate S_Up_H32 chromosome 10, ASM73873v5, whole genome shotgun sequence genomic region harbors:
- the LOC104697495 gene encoding dual oxidase maturation factor 2 — protein sequence MTLFDGVYPFYPQQRKAAGFDIRTIIVIVVFLTLACSFLLIIPGIRGRARLYWTLRVLLSLFVGVVIVVVQFTGDWETGWVQANTSYKSFSRAQVDVDIGLHIGLAGVNVTLRGNPVHQINETINYNEHFPWNFGADYDRSYSEGLEKGLPSPILYVAEKFSSQSPCAMHRQYRIAGHYASAMLWVAFCTWIISNILFSMPVLVYGGYMLLVTGAFTIFSLLSFSTVRNSPMCLIQIGTGTLHVVYGGSFWLVLAIGLLCFVAGITIVAMHHLNLDLLKAFFDLREDKAEEYQEMPEVFINPHFVGKGLSPSQPSEINSI from the exons ATGACTCTCTTTGATGGCGTCTACCCCTTCTACCCGCAGCAGAGGAAGGCTGCTGGGTTCGACATCAGGACCATCATAGTCATCGTGGTCTTCCTGACGCTGGCTTGCAGCTTTCTGCTCATCATCCCGGGCATCCGCGGACGGGCG aggCTGTACTGGACTCTCCGTGTTCTCCTCAGCCTCTTCGTGGGAGTGGTGATTGTTG TTGTCCAGTTCACTGGAGACTGGGAGACGGGCTGGGTGCAGGCAAACACCTCCTACAAGTCCTTCAGCCGTGCCCAGGTGGACGTGGACATCGGGCTGCACATCGGCCTGGCGGGGGTGAACGTCACACTCAGGG GAAACCCAGTGCACCAGATCAACGAGACCATCAACTACAACGAGCACTTTCCCTGGAACTTCGGAGCGGATTACGACCGCAGCTACAGCgaggggctggagaaggggctgcccagccccATCCTCTACGTGGCAGAGAAGTTCAGCAGTCAGAGCCCGTGTGCCATGCACAGGCAGTACCGCATCGCCGGCCACTACGCCTCAGCCATGCTCTG GGTAGCCTTTTGCACATGGATCATCTCCAACATTCTCTTCTCCATGCCTGTCCTTGTTTATGGAGGATACATGCTCCTGGTCACAGGGGCCTTCACCATCTTCTCGCTGCTCTCGTTCTCCACCGTGAGGAACTCCCCGATGTGTCTGATCCAGATTGGGACCGGGACCCTGCACGTAGTTTATGGGGGATCTTTCTGGCTCGTGCTAGCAATTG GCCTGCTCTGTTTTGTGGCTGGGATCACCATCGTGGCGATGCACCACCTCAATTTGGACCTGCTGAAAGCCTTCTTTGATCTCCGTGAGGACAAAGCAGAGGAGTACCAGGAAATGCCTGAGGTGTTCATCAACCCTCATTTTGTGGGCAAGGGCCTGTCTCCTTCTCAACCCTCTGAAATCAACAGCATCTAG